A genomic stretch from Tepidisphaeraceae bacterium includes:
- a CDS encoding DUF433 domain-containing protein: MEPIITRNPKVMHGTPCFAGTRVAVQTFFDHLEAGYTIDGFLEQFPIVRREQVVQLLARLREDAARVAVPA; encoded by the coding sequence ATGGAGCCGATCATCACCCGCAACCCCAAGGTCATGCACGGCACCCCGTGCTTTGCCGGCACGCGCGTGGCGGTGCAGACGTTCTTCGACCATTTGGAGGCCGGCTACACGATCGACGGCTTCCTCGAGCAGTTCCCCATCGTGCGACGGGAGCAGGTCGTGCAACTGCTCGCCCGACTAAGGGAGGACGCCGCCCGCG